From Streptomyces sp. TLI_053, a single genomic window includes:
- a CDS encoding Glu/Leu/Phe/Val dehydrogenase dimerization domain-containing protein yields the protein MLGRIFGNSQDGATGDGHEQVVFCHDRSSGLKAIIAVHSTALGPALGGTRFFPYASEEAALEDALNLSRGMSYKNALAGLDLGGGKAVIIGDPNKDKNEAMLRAYGRFVESLRGRYITACDVGTYVQDMDVVARETEFVTGRSPENGGAGDSSILTAFGVFQGMRASAQARWGQPTLRGKRVGVAGVGKVGHYLVGHLVADGAVVVVTDPFEAAVNRVRAAHPEVEVVADTAALLQAKLDVYAPCALGGALTDDTVAALGEFGTSVVCGAANNQLAHPGVEKDLADRGLLYAPDYLVNSGGVIQVADEIDGFNFERAKNKATKIFDTTLEIFTRAASDGVPPAVAADRLAEKRMREISALRSVLLPTARRG from the coding sequence GTGCTCGGCAGGATCTTCGGCAACTCCCAGGACGGCGCCACCGGCGACGGCCACGAGCAGGTCGTGTTCTGCCACGACCGCTCCTCCGGACTGAAGGCGATCATCGCCGTCCACTCCACCGCCCTCGGCCCGGCCCTCGGCGGCACCCGGTTCTTCCCGTACGCCTCCGAGGAGGCGGCGCTGGAGGACGCGCTCAACCTCTCCCGCGGCATGTCCTACAAGAACGCGCTCGCCGGCCTCGACCTCGGCGGCGGCAAGGCCGTCATCATCGGCGACCCGAACAAGGACAAGAACGAGGCGATGCTCCGCGCCTACGGGCGCTTCGTCGAGTCGCTGCGCGGCCGCTACATCACCGCCTGCGACGTGGGCACCTACGTCCAGGACATGGACGTCGTGGCGCGCGAGACCGAGTTCGTCACCGGTCGCTCGCCCGAGAACGGCGGCGCCGGGGACTCCTCGATCCTGACCGCCTTCGGCGTCTTCCAGGGCATGCGCGCCTCCGCCCAGGCCCGCTGGGGCCAGCCGACCCTGCGCGGCAAGCGCGTGGGCGTCGCCGGCGTCGGCAAGGTCGGCCACTACCTCGTCGGCCACCTGGTCGCGGACGGCGCCGTCGTGGTCGTCACCGACCCCTTCGAGGCCGCCGTCAACCGCGTGCGGGCCGCCCACCCGGAGGTGGAGGTCGTCGCCGACACCGCCGCGCTGCTCCAGGCCAAGCTGGACGTCTACGCCCCCTGCGCGCTCGGGGGCGCCCTGACCGACGACACCGTGGCCGCGCTGGGCGAGTTCGGCACCTCCGTCGTCTGCGGTGCCGCCAACAACCAGCTGGCCCACCCGGGCGTCGAGAAGGACCTCGCCGACCGCGGCCTGCTCTACGCCCCGGACTACCTGGTGAACTCCGGCGGTGTCATCCAGGTCGCCGACGAGATCGACGGCTTCAACTTCGAGCGCGCCAAGAACAAGGCGACGAAGATCTTCGACACCACCCTGGAGATCTTCACCCGGGCCGCCTCCGACGGCGTGCCGCCGGCCGTCGCGGCCGACCGTCTCGCCGAGAAGCGGATGCGCGAGATCAGCGCGCTGCGCTCGGTGCTGCTGCCGACGGCCCGCCGGGGCTGA
- the bldC gene encoding developmental transcriptional regulator BldC: MTARTPDAEPLLTPAEVATMFRVDPKTVTRWAKAGKLTSIRTLGGHRRYREAEVRALLAGIPAQRTEA; this comes from the coding sequence ATGACCGCTCGTACCCCCGATGCCGAACCTCTGCTGACGCCGGCAGAGGTCGCCACCATGTTCCGTGTGGATCCCAAGACCGTGACGCGCTGGGCCAAGGCCGGCAAGCTCACGTCCATCCGCACGCTGGGCGGGCACCGCCGATACCGTGAGGCGGAGGTGCGCGCCCTGCTGGCCGGTATTCCGGCCCAGCGAACCGAGGCCTGA
- a CDS encoding DUF3073 domain-containing protein has protein sequence MGRGRAKAKQTKVARELKYNSGGFDANRLSSELGVSPSTSPIEPEPIEEDEEDDDPYAEYAARYADDDEDDDAESGTGPSQARRRA, from the coding sequence ATGGGGCGCGGCCGGGCCAAGGCCAAGCAGACGAAGGTCGCCCGCGAGCTGAAGTACAACAGCGGCGGGTTCGACGCCAATCGTCTCTCCAGCGAGCTGGGCGTATCGCCCTCCACCTCCCCGATCGAGCCGGAGCCGATCGAGGAGGACGAGGAGGACGACGATCCCTACGCGGAGTACGCGGCTCGTTACGCCGATGACGACGAGGACGATGACGCCGAGTCGGGTACCGGGCCCTCCCAGGCCCGCCGTCGCGCGTAG